From one Sphingomonas sp. BT-65 genomic stretch:
- a CDS encoding LacI family DNA-binding transcriptional regulator, translated as MGREPRSKRGGASRLTMQDIARLANVSTPTVSRVLNGSPLVTEETRERVLEVARTHGYAVNRNAQKLRHARTNTVAVVLDFGSHRHGAIGDPFIFELLAGVSEALSIRNQDLLLSPPGLDDARAFRDFFQARGADGFIVLGQGTRDAMLRNLARENLPLVVWGAVAPDAGYCAVGSDNLAGGKLAAQHFLAQGRKRWLFLGDTRHEELRLRYEGLRLGAAGHPDVTIELQSIPSMAFTATGDAVTAYLAQGGQPDAVFAFSDTAAMAAIGSFRARGLTAPRDFSLVGYNNIPPTAHFSPAITTIDQKTDVAGALLVEKLMQRIDGGRPQSVMLPTRMVVRET; from the coding sequence ATGGGCAGGGAGCCGAGGAGCAAGCGCGGGGGCGCATCGCGGCTGACGATGCAGGATATCGCGCGCCTCGCGAACGTCTCGACCCCGACCGTGTCGCGCGTGCTCAACGGCAGTCCGCTAGTGACCGAGGAGACGCGCGAGCGCGTACTCGAGGTGGCCCGCACGCATGGCTATGCGGTCAACCGCAACGCGCAGAAATTGCGCCACGCGCGCACCAATACCGTCGCGGTGGTGCTCGATTTCGGCTCGCACCGCCACGGCGCGATCGGCGATCCGTTCATCTTCGAGCTGCTCGCCGGCGTGTCCGAGGCGCTGTCGATCCGCAACCAGGATTTGCTGCTCTCGCCTCCCGGGCTCGACGATGCGCGCGCCTTTCGCGACTTCTTCCAGGCGCGCGGGGCGGACGGGTTCATCGTGCTCGGTCAGGGCACGCGCGACGCGATGCTGCGCAATCTCGCACGCGAGAATCTGCCACTGGTGGTGTGGGGCGCAGTGGCCCCCGACGCGGGCTATTGCGCAGTAGGCAGCGATAATCTCGCCGGCGGCAAGCTCGCCGCGCAGCATTTCCTCGCACAGGGCCGCAAGCGCTGGCTGTTCCTCGGCGATACGCGGCACGAGGAGCTGCGCCTGCGCTACGAGGGGCTGAGGCTCGGCGCTGCGGGCCATCCCGACGTGACGATCGAGCTGCAGTCGATCCCGTCGATGGCGTTCACCGCGACCGGAGATGCGGTGACCGCCTATCTCGCACAGGGCGGGCAGCCGGATGCGGTGTTCGCTTTCTCGGACACCGCGGCGATGGCTGCGATCGGCTCCTTCCGCGCGCGGGGGCTCACGGCGCCGCGCGACTTTTCGCTGGTCGGTTACAACAACATCCCGCCGACTGCGCATTTCAGCCCGGCGATCACCACGATCGACCAGAAGACCGACGTCGCGGGCGCGCTGCTGGTCGAGAAGCTGATGCAGCGGATCGACGGCGGGCGGCCGCAATCGGTGATGCTGCCGACGCGCATGGTGGTGCGCGAGACCTGA